GAGTATGGGACGCTCTAGGGCAGTTCCGCGTTTTGCTGAAGAAGACGCTAACCAGAGGTGAGTTATAGTTGTCTCTTTccttgtttttttgttttttttttataattttgagagCATTTTGTGGCTGGTACTTTTTTGTTAGATCGAAAAGAAAAAAGACAGTTTCAAGTTTAGAGAGTGCACAAATTACACCAACAAATGGTAATTCAATGCATATAcatgtaattatatttatttattcattgtGAATCCATTTTTACTCACATTTAAGTTTTATTTGTATGCATTTACATGTACTTGTAGCAGTATGTCAGGAAATAAGCGAGGAGAAAGCGGCACTCTACCATTGTAATTACTGCAAAAAAAACATTTCTGGAAAGATTCGAATTAAGTGTGCAGTGTGTCCTGATTTTGACCTTTGCGTTGAGTGTTTTTCTGTTGGAGCTGAAGTTACTCCTCATAAAAGTAGTCACTCTTACAAGGTTATGGTAAGAAACTTACTGTTATAActtgtaaattaattaatctcACTCTCcctattaatataaaatttaactagGAGTAAGCTGTAATTTACCTGGATTAGGCAatgtttttcattaatttattttctcagGACAATTTATCGTTTCCACTCATTTGTCCTGACTGGAATGCAGATGAAGAGATATTACTTCTCGAGGTTTTTTTTTGTGCTGAGGATTCATTTTATTTAGTCATTGTAAATCTGCTTCTTATTATGCACCATTATTTGCTCACAACTTTCCTGTTATCAGGGCattgaaatgtatggatttggaaATTGGAATGAAGTTGCAGAACATGTTGGAACCAAGAGCAAGTCACGGTGTATAGATCACTATAATGCCATTTATGTGAATTCTCCGTGCTTCCCTCTCCCAGTAAGATTACTATATAGTCATCTTTAATGTAGTTAAACGTACTTTATGTCTTTGTATATCTAGTAGTAAGCCTAAGAATACCATGCATGATCTATTTGCCTAGGACATGTCCCATGTTGTTGGAAAGAGCAGAGATGAGCTCTTAGCAATGGCCAAAGGATACAGTGAAATCAAAAAAGGTTAGTTTCCCATTAGATTGATTTTTCCTTGGATACTGTTAAGATTTTTTTGATATTACTTCTTCCAAGATCTTCTAAATATAGCTCGATTGACTTGTAGTTTTTTATTTCCATAGAGTTTCCTGCAGTTGGGGATCTTACAATAAAAGAAGAGTCTGCATTGTCTGCAAGAGTCAAGTATAGCCATCTTCTTTATCTTGTTGATGCTTTTCCCTGTTCTCTGCTCCTGGTTTCCTAAATTTCTCTAGATGTACTTGATCAGAAGTGAATCAcatgaaaaacaaaatatagCTTGCCAATCCTTATCTGGAATAAAGACAGGTACATTTACCTTTTGTTGGAATCCTCATTAAGGTCAACtgttttttgatgaatatgTGAATAATGTTATGCTTTAATGTGCTTATAATCACCAGAATTTGGCTCTTGTATGAGTTCAAGCAGTGGTAACAATGTCTCAGATTCGGTCAAGAAGGCTTCCAATAAGGTCCAGATCAATGATAGCAAAAAAGTGGAAGGTATGCTTTTTGTATGTTTTATAAATGAGAGACTGATATCTGAGTACTATGTTCTCCTAGCGTGTAACGTTTTCCACAGTCGATGACATCCTGCGTGTGTactgaattttgatttttagaaCCATGATATGTGTAATTTTGGTTCGCTGGTATAATTGTTCgataatttgaaattacatCTGATATTTAATATCTATATTCATGCACAAGGGTGATGACATGACATGGTGGGAGCTTTTACATTGTTCTTGAACGAGTTGTTGTTCAAACAAGATTTTGCTTTAACTTGCTACTTTTTGTTCCTCTAACTTTGTTAAACTCCTGAAAGGCTCAGTTGAGAGTCTTGAGACAACCTCCTAAGCTTTTGAATTATTTGCAGAATCTCAGGTAGACAGGAGCATTGGAGAGAAAAAACTTAGGATTTCCGAAGACAAACAGCCTTCCCTGGCAGAGTTGAGCGGTTATAATTTCAAGAGACAGGAATTTGAACTAGAATATGATAATGATGCTGAACAATTATTGGCAGATATGGAATTCAAAGACACTGATACTGCTGCTGAACATGACCTGAAATTGCGAGTGCTGCATATCTACTTCAAAAGGTAATCTTACAGTTGCATATGCGTGCACATAATCTACTTTATCAGAAAGGTAGAATAGCCGTATGCACTATGCATTCTTACTTAGTTGAGACTTGAGCAAGAGagtaatttatcattttaccatcaagattatttttttgtctttacGACTGGGACTTACTTTAACCTAGTTTGTAATCAAGTGATGGTTTGTGGTCTTATTTCGTGTGGACCAATGAGCTTATTTGTCTCAATCACGTGATGCCATGAGTTTGTTGATCCAAATTTTTTGCATCATTAAGCTTGGCTAAACCCGACCATCTATTAGGTTTGGGCTGGGCATATTGGTGTCACCTCCAAGATTTTTAGGCTGTGCGCTGCTCAGCTTGAATATAATAAAGCAacgatttaaagaaaaaaatttatgtaATCTAAATATCTTCTATGAAGattactttaaataaaaaatatacttgaTATATGATATGTATTTGATACAGAATGTAATGATTTGATTAAACTCAAGCTAGGCCCAATTTTTACTTCTTCTACCCAAATGTGTAATTTGTCGTCTGTTATCAGGTCTGAGCTTGGCCAATTAGTCCTCGAGCTAGAAAACTGTTTAACTAAAGGATTTTTTAGATGAGAATTTGATTCATGAAATTTGAACTTCAAGTCAATATCACTTCTGCAATCTACTTTATGCACAAAAGATACTTTCTCAATTCTTTTTGAACTTGTTTACAGGCTTGGTGAGAGAAAACGCAGGAAAGATTTCATAGTGGAAAGGAATTTACTTTACCCAGACCCATTTGAGGTTAACCTTTCACCTGAAGAGAGGGAAATATATCATCGTTACAAAGTTTTTATGAGGTTTCTTTCAAAAGAGGAGCATGAAGAGTTGATGAAGAGCGTAATTGAGGAATACCGAATTGTGAAAAGAATACACGATCTTCAGGTTTGATGTGTGCCTCATGCTGGACCTATGTATCCTTTCTATAACATCTGACAACAATTAAATTCTTGTAGGAAGCTCGAGCTGCTGGGTGTAGAACAAGTGGCGAgttgaataaattttttgagGACAAACAAAAGAAGGAAGCTGATGAAAATGCCCAAAGAGTGAAGGAAAGTTTATTGGCAGGTCCAAGTGCTAAAGTTTTGCAGAGGCATACTAGTCTTAAAGAAGTTGACGGGAGCCTTCATGAAGTTGTTAGGGGATCCACTGTTTTGCATACTAGTGGCAAGGACTCATCTTCAACTTTTACAAATCAAATCTCTTGCTCCTTAGATCGTTGGGATATATCAGGATTTCTAGGGACTGAGTTGCTCTCTGAATCAGTAAGAATATCATTcagcttttaattattttagttatcaTGGTGATTGTATTTGAAACAGACAGTTTCCACTTTTAGATTGATTTCTGGAAGCTGCTTCCAAAATCTTGTGGATCCATGCTAGGATGCCTCCATGGTTTATAGTGTGCAAACATACTAAAAAGTTTAGACTTATACGAGTTTCTGGTGTGCAGGAGAAACAACTTTGTTGTGAGATGAGAATACTACCGACACATTATCTCAATATGCTTCAGATAATGTCAGTTGGGATTATGAAAGGGACTGTTACCAAGAAGTCTGATGCCCATAGCCTATTCAAGGTGGATACAGACAAAGTTGATAAAGTTTATGATATGCTGGTGAAGAAGGGAATGGCTCCAGCATGATAAGGTATAATCTCCATCATCGTTTGCTAGCTTGTGAAACCCTTCTTGCATCTTGTTCAGtaaagattaaattattttcttttacaaaagttagttGTATAAATGAGTAGGAActgtttcaaaaaataaataaatgagtaGAACTTAAAAACTGTTATTTGCCTTATTTGTCAGCGAAGTAATTAAAGTAGAAGTTGCCCTCATAGTGCCACTTTTGCTGGCTAATTAATCACCTGGTGACTTTTTTAATCCtttaaattggatttaaaaGAACCAACCATGCAACATGATTGATAATGTTAAATACTAGATTTTagtttctaaatttttatatgcTAATACAATTACAGGAAAAAGGCGGCTACAGACTAGCAGGCATAGGAAATCCATTTATTTAGCTACGAAAAACATGAATTTTGCCGAATATCTATATTATTTTTGGAGTTTGAGGACAGTACAAGACGGCAGAAAATCCTCATTTCATTTTCAACTATTTAAATCATGAAGTCTTTTTCGCATAGTAGTGCCAAGTACTAAACTAAGCTGATGCTATTCTCTGCAGTCTAATTGATTTGTCTTTTAATCAGCATGGAATCTTGCAATCATTGAGCTCAGTTCtagattatatattaattttagccTTAGTTTTGGGTTTGTTATATCCTTACTGCAACTAAGAGATAACGTGAACCTATGGGATTGCTTCCTGAAATTTCAGCAGCAGTCTTTATGACTGGCATGTTCGCGTTTTTCCTATTTCTCTACTGCTTACTAAAAATCCTAAAAGAGAAAATATCCAACAAAAAACCCCAACCACCACAACCTAAGGGTGCATGGCCAGTTCTTGGTCACCTCCCTCTGTTATCAGGACCACTAGAACCCCATGTACTATTGGGCAACATAGCTGACAAGTATGGTCCAATTTTTATCATCAAGTTGGGAGTGCGTCGATCCTTAGTTATAAGCAGTTGGGAGTTAGCCAAAGAATGTTTTACTACCAACGACAAAATCCTTGCCAACCGTCCCAGTTTTCTTGCAGCAGAAGTAATGGGATATAACAGTGCCATGTTGGGATTTAGTAGTTACGGCCAGTACTGGCGCCAAATGCGAAAGATAACCACACTTGAGCTTCTCTCGAACCATCGACTTCAGATGTTCAAGCACGTTCGTGAGTCCGAGGTTCAATCTGGAATAAGAGACATATATCAGAAACAGAGCAAAGACGGTCTTGTTGTTGTGAAAATGAAACAATGGTTTGCAGATGTAACACTTAATGTTATTTTCAGGATTATATTCGGAAAAAGATATGTAAATTGTACGGtattagaagaagaagatggagaTCATAGCGATCAATGGCGAGAGGCCATTAGGAATTTCTTTGTTTTGAGTGGAAAGTTTGTTGTGGCTGATGCGCTTCCGTTTTTGAGGTGGTTGGATGTGGGTGGATACGAGAAATCTATGAAGATAACAGCTAGAGAGCTCGATGTTGTTGTCCAAAGTTGGTTAGATGAGCACAAGAGAAAAAAAGCTTTGTCAGGTAGCAAGGTGAATGGAGAAGAAGATTTCATGGATGTTATGCTTTCCATTCTTGAGGATTCAGAGGAGCTTCTCTCTGTTGATGCTGATACCGTTAATAAAGCTACATGTCTGGTATGTGTGTTTTCTTTTACtttctattttataaattgtctTTAACCCCATATGCAGATTATTTCGTTAAAATGATACTTAGTGTAAATAATTAGCAACTATACAGTTTTTTTAGGCATAATCACTTGAAAGTACTCAATTTTGATGAGTACATTTCAGTTGTAGCAAACAaagtatatttatatataaaaacgcGAATCcttatgatttttttcatttatcaccaaatctaacttttttttattcccAGTCCGAGTTTCTAGGCTCTCCTAAGTGAACTTTTAATGTCTAGGTTTCGAGTCTCAGCAACATGTTATTTCAGTCGATGTAACTCGTAATCCTAACATCTAACCAAGCTAATCATATCtttgttaaagaaaaaaattaactcTTTTTAATCGAAAAATACTTGTCAAAATTAAGTTATGATTgacgaaattaaaatgtttggtcataaattaaaaaaattaagaagttTGGCCTTTTTcttgaaaatatttaatagtTGGTTATGATTGAAATGTACTTATCAGAATTAGGTTAAAATTGACATTTTGAAAGGTTgagttataaatgaaaaaagttgaaGAGTTTAGTATTTTTCAGTGATTAAACCTAAAAGATATGGTTTGTTGTCTTCATTTGGTAGTGTCTTTCTGCGACAATTTTATTCAACTCGCTTTGTGCtttcgatttttaaaataaaaggtcCTTGTGAAAATTTTAACATCATGATGGAAAAACGGTTCATTTTTTCCTCCAAATATTTCTATAAAATGTTCAAGATAGAAAATatgtatttattatatttttctaaaCAGTAAAGTCACATCCTACTgtggtaaatatttttaaaaaagccTTGATATTTGTGTAAATATTTCTAAATATAATCATGTATATATTGATTATAGTTGATGAGGAATTTGCATCTTATgtgacattttttattttattacaaatatatgtttttttttctataaaaatatacttaagttttttatttatagatatatgtttttaaaaaagcgattaattttttttttttaaccaaaaGTCTACCAAAAAAGCTATTAAAAAACTAGCACAGCTGCTAGAAGGTATTTTTATAActaaatatcaataaaaaaaagcatTTGAAAAGAAACagcatttttaaatatacttttaacagcattttttaaaaatccatAGTTGATTGCTGGCCAAACTCTATTCCTTCATCTTAATGTTGGACATACATTTCAGGCTCTTATATTAGCGGCCTCAGGTAGCACTAAAGTCTCACTGGTGTGGGCTTTAGCCATATTGGTAAATCATCCTGAGATCCTGAAAAAAGCCCAACAAGAATTAGATGCACATGTTGGCAGAAAAAGAATTGTCCAAGAATCAGACATGAAAAACTTGGTCTATCTCCAAGCTATCCTGAAAGAAACACTTCGGCTAAATCCATCAGCACCATTATCAGTTCCCCATGAATCGGCGGAGGATTGCTCTATAGGCGGCTACCATATTTTGAAAGGCACAAGGCTCATCGTCAACCTCTGGAAATTACAGCGGGATCCGCGTGTTTGGTCGGACCCGTTGGAGTTTAAGCCGGAGAGGTTTCTTACGAGCCATAAAGATTTTGAAGTTAGAGGTCAGAATTTGGAACTTATACCATTTGGTAGCGGGCGCAGAATGTGTCCTGGAATATCATTTGCGCTTCAAGTTATGGAACTTACATTAGCTACCTTGCTTCATGGGTTTGATATTACTATTCCTGATGGTAAGAATGTTAATTTGAATGCTGGATTTGGATTAGAGACGAATGATGAAGCCACTCAGCTTGAACTCGTTCTCACTCCGCGTCTTCCTACTCATCTTTACTCATAGATTGGCTCATTTCCAACTTTATTTTCTTACAATTAAAGTGTCTTTGTGATATTTGTGATTGATATTAGTGATGGATGATCTGGAGTACGCTTATGTCCTTTTTCTGTATCAACTACAACAATTGTAATTGTATGGACAATAATCCCTGACAATTATTTTCTGTTTCAAGAACAATAATTGTATGGACAAATAATTGTAATTTACTAATTGCAAGGACAATAATTGTAATTGTTAGGACAATAATTGTAATTGTTAGGACAATAATTCCTTACAACCCTTTTTCTGTTTCAAGATAATgctatattttttctttaatttttctataatctCTAAGCCTAGAAaggaaaaattcattttttgtgCCTAGTTTTAAAATTTCTAGGCTTCTTCAATCTAAATAAATGAATACAGCCACTTTCATCTTTATCATCTATAACTCTAATCTCTATGTTAGGATCCATCTCTAATGTAAAAGACAACGATAAAAGAGTGCGACAGTTGCTCCTCTTAGGGCAAGgcctaattgataaaatattttttttaattata
This region of Mercurialis annua linkage group LG1-X, ddMerAnnu1.2, whole genome shotgun sequence genomic DNA includes:
- the LOC126687919 gene encoding transcriptional adapter ADA2-like isoform X3 yields the protein MGRSRAVPRFAEEDANQRSKRKKTVSSLESAQITPTNAVCQEISEEKAALYHCNYCKKNISGKIRIKCAVCPDFDLCVECFSVGAEVTPHKSSHSYKVMDNLSFPLICPDWNADEEILLLEGIEMYGFGNWNEVAEHVGTKSKSRCIDHYNAIYVNSPCFPLPDMSHVVGKSRDELLAMAKGYSEIKKEFPAVGDLTIKEESALSARVNESHEKQNIACQSLSGIKTEFGSCMSSSSGNNVSDSVKKASNKVQINDSKKVEESQVDRSIGEKKLRISEDKQPSLAELSGYNFKRQEFELEYDNDAEQLLADMEFKDTDTAAEHDLKLRVLHIYFKRLGERKRRKDFIVERNLLYPDPFEVNLSPEEREIYHRYKVFMRFLSKEEHEELMKSVIEEYRIVKRIHDLQEARAAGCRTSGELNKFFEDKQKKEADENAQRVKESLLAGPSAKVLQRHTSLKEVDGSLHEVVRGSTVLHTSGKDSSSTFTNQISCSLDRWDISGFLGTELLSESEKQLCCEMRILPTHYLNMLQIMSVGIMKGTVTKKSDAHSLFKVDTDKVDKVYDMLVKKGMAPA
- the LOC126687919 gene encoding transcriptional adapter ADA2-like isoform X1 → MGRSRAVPRFAEEDANQRSKRKKTVSSLESAQITPTNAVCQEISEEKAALYHCNYCKKNISGKIRIKCAVCPDFDLCVECFSVGAEVTPHKSSHSYKVMDNLSFPLICPDWNADEEILLLEGIEMYGFGNWNEVAEHVGTKSKSRCIDHYNAIYVNSPCFPLPDMSHVVGKSRDELLAMAKGYSEIKKEFPAVGDLTIKEESALSARVKSESHEKQNIACQSLSGIKTEFGSCMSSSSGNNVSDSVKKASNKVQINDSKKVEESQVDRSIGEKKLRISEDKQPSLAELSGYNFKRQEFELEYDNDAEQLLADMEFKDTDTAAEHDLKLRVLHIYFKRLGERKRRKDFIVERNLLYPDPFEVNLSPEEREIYHRYKVFMRFLSKEEHEELMKSVIEEYRIVKRIHDLQEARAAGCRTSGELNKFFEDKQKKEADENAQRVKESLLAGPSAKVLQRHTSLKEVDGSLHEVVRGSTVLHTSGKDSSSTFTNQISCSLDRWDISGFLGTELLSESEKQLCCEMRILPTHYLNMLQIMSVGIMKGTVTKKSDAHSLFKVDTDKVDKVYDMLVKKGMAPA
- the LOC126687919 gene encoding transcriptional adapter ADA2-like isoform X2; the encoded protein is MGRSRAVPRFAEEDANQRSKRKKTVSSLESAQITPTNVCQEISEEKAALYHCNYCKKNISGKIRIKCAVCPDFDLCVECFSVGAEVTPHKSSHSYKVMDNLSFPLICPDWNADEEILLLEGIEMYGFGNWNEVAEHVGTKSKSRCIDHYNAIYVNSPCFPLPDMSHVVGKSRDELLAMAKGYSEIKKEFPAVGDLTIKEESALSARVKSESHEKQNIACQSLSGIKTEFGSCMSSSSGNNVSDSVKKASNKVQINDSKKVEESQVDRSIGEKKLRISEDKQPSLAELSGYNFKRQEFELEYDNDAEQLLADMEFKDTDTAAEHDLKLRVLHIYFKRLGERKRRKDFIVERNLLYPDPFEVNLSPEEREIYHRYKVFMRFLSKEEHEELMKSVIEEYRIVKRIHDLQEARAAGCRTSGELNKFFEDKQKKEADENAQRVKESLLAGPSAKVLQRHTSLKEVDGSLHEVVRGSTVLHTSGKDSSSTFTNQISCSLDRWDISGFLGTELLSESEKQLCCEMRILPTHYLNMLQIMSVGIMKGTVTKKSDAHSLFKVDTDKVDKVYDMLVKKGMAPA
- the LOC126687940 gene encoding cytochrome P450 CYP82D47-like encodes the protein MGLLPEISAAVFMTGMFAFFLFLYCLLKILKEKISNKKPQPPQPKGAWPVLGHLPLLSGPLEPHVLLGNIADKYGPIFIIKLGVRRSLVISSWELAKECFTTNDKILANRPSFLAAEVMGYNSAMLGFSSYGQYWRQMRKITTLELLSNHRLQMFKHVRESEVQSGIRDIYQKQSKDGLVVVKMKQWFADVTLNVIFRIIFGKRYVNCTVLEEEDGDHSDQWREAIRNFFVLSGKFVVADALPFLRWLDVGGYEKSMKITARELDVVVQSWLDEHKRKKALSGSKVNGEEDFMDVMLSILEDSEELLSVDADTVNKATCLALILAASGSTKVSLVWALAILVNHPEILKKAQQELDAHVGRKRIVQESDMKNLVYLQAILKETLRLNPSAPLSVPHESAEDCSIGGYHILKGTRLIVNLWKLQRDPRVWSDPLEFKPERFLTSHKDFEVRGQNLELIPFGSGRRMCPGISFALQVMELTLATLLHGFDITIPDGKNVNLNAGFGLETNDEATQLELVLTPRLPTHLYS